One Sebaldella sp. S0638 genomic window, GTTTCGATACTTCCGTTTACAGCTATTCTCTTTTCAAGATTAAACCCGATTATTTTTTCAAAAAAATCAAGATATTTAGTTGTCAGAAGCGTATCTCTTTTCAATAACGGTACTTCTTTCAAGTCCTCATAAGATTCCACATCTACAGAAGTCACCACCACAAAAGGATATTCATCAGTTTCTATAACCTTTATTTCCTTATCCTCTATAAAGTATTCCTCCATAAGAGCTATATCCACTGTTCCTTCTTTCAGATGTTTTACCAAAGATTCTTTATTCTTTATGTATAAATCAAATTCTATTTCCGGAAATTTTTTTCTGAATTCTATCATAATTCTCGGCAGTATTGGTTCACCAATATTATGTGTTGCACCAATTGATATTTTTCCCTTTTTATATTGAAGTATTTTTTTCATTTCATTTTCCATTCTTGAAATTCTCTCAAATACATCCTGTGACATTTTAAATAATTCTTTTCCGGCAAAAGTC contains:
- a CDS encoding LysR family transcriptional regulator, whose protein sequence is MDIHHLKIFFEACNEKSFTKAAKKLYISQSAVSIQIKKLEHTLGLQLIERNSKNFKLTFAGKELFKMSQDVFERISRMENEMKKILQYKKGKISIGATHNIGEPILPRIMIEFRKKFPEIEFDLYIKNKESLVKHLKEGTVDIALMEEYFIEDKEIKVIETDEYPFVVVTSVDVESYEDLKEVPLLKRDTLLTTKYLDFFEKIIGFNLEKRIAVNGSIETMKNLLKQGLGFAILPYYSVYEEVEKGILKTIHSFEKSEDRFQIVLIRENEDKEGISKFVEFLKNYEIMSDIKK